One segment of Streptosporangium brasiliense DNA contains the following:
- a CDS encoding ABC transporter permease, translating into MTTLDLTPAPGAAPLPRMVLAQTGAEIRAMLRNGEQLLLTMIIPVLLLVGFSAAPLVDVGGGSRIDFVTPGVLALAVMSTAFTGQAIATGFERRYGVLKRLGATPLSRTGLMLAKTLAVVAVEVIQVAVISGVALALGWSPAGSPLAALLLVLLGTAAFSGLGLLMAGTLRAEATLAGANLVFLVLLGCGGVIFPLSKFPGSVQPVLELLPISALAGGLRSVLTGGSGLPVAAAAILAGWAAISLLLTSRTFRWE; encoded by the coding sequence GTGACGACCCTGGACCTGACCCCCGCCCCGGGGGCCGCGCCGCTGCCCCGGATGGTGCTGGCGCAGACGGGGGCGGAGATCCGGGCGATGCTCCGCAACGGCGAGCAGCTCCTGCTCACGATGATCATCCCGGTGCTGCTGCTCGTGGGGTTCTCGGCCGCGCCGCTGGTCGACGTCGGCGGCGGCTCCCGGATCGACTTCGTCACCCCCGGCGTGCTCGCGCTGGCCGTGATGTCCACGGCCTTCACCGGGCAGGCCATCGCGACCGGTTTCGAGCGCCGCTACGGCGTGCTGAAGCGGCTGGGCGCGACCCCGCTGTCGCGGACCGGGCTGATGCTGGCCAAGACGCTCGCGGTGGTCGCCGTGGAGGTCATCCAGGTGGCCGTCATCAGCGGGGTGGCGCTCGCCCTGGGCTGGAGCCCCGCGGGTTCTCCCCTGGCCGCACTCCTGCTGGTCCTGCTGGGCACCGCCGCCTTCAGCGGGCTCGGCCTGCTGATGGCGGGCACGCTCCGCGCCGAGGCGACCCTCGCCGGGGCCAACCTGGTCTTCCTGGTCCTGCTCGGCTGCGGCGGTGTGATCTTCCCTCTGTCGAAGTTCCCCGGCTCGGTGCAGCCGGTGCTCGAACTGCTGCCGATCTCCGCCCTGGCCGGCGGGCTCCGCTCGGTCCTGACCGGGGGCTCCGGCCTGCCGGTGGCCGCGGCGGCGATCCTGGCGGGGTGGGCCGCGATCTCGCTCCTCCTCACGTCGCGGACGTTCCGCTGGGAATGA
- a CDS encoding ABC transporter ATP-binding protein, producing MESPAVEIIDLVKRYGRTTAIDGLSLSAARGAVTAILGPNGAGKTSTIEICEGFRRADDGTVNVLGLAPTHPELRARVGVMLQAGGVPPAMRCGEWLRLMARFHANALDPAALLERLGLTEHARTPYRRLSGGQQQRVSLAAAVIGRPELVFLDEPTAGLDPQARHACWELVGDLRACGVAVVLTTHHMDEAEKLSDQVVIIDHGKVVAEGTPSSLTGAERQLRFRARPGLTLDELLTALPSGSAAKESPSGHYIIEGQVGPELLATVTAWCAAEGVTADDLSIERRTLEDVFLELTGRELR from the coding sequence ATGGAATCCCCAGCCGTCGAGATCATCGATCTGGTCAAGAGATACGGCCGAACGACGGCGATCGACGGCCTCAGCCTCAGCGCGGCCCGTGGCGCGGTCACCGCGATCCTCGGGCCCAACGGCGCGGGCAAGACCTCGACCATCGAGATCTGCGAGGGGTTCCGCCGGGCCGACGACGGCACCGTGAACGTGCTCGGCCTGGCCCCCACCCACCCGGAGCTGCGGGCCAGGGTCGGGGTGATGCTCCAGGCCGGGGGCGTGCCCCCGGCGATGCGCTGCGGGGAGTGGCTGCGCCTGATGGCCCGCTTCCACGCCAACGCGCTGGACCCGGCGGCGCTGCTGGAGCGGCTCGGGCTGACCGAGCACGCCCGCACGCCCTACCGCAGGCTCTCCGGCGGCCAGCAGCAGCGGGTGTCGCTGGCCGCGGCCGTCATCGGCCGGCCCGAGCTGGTCTTCCTCGACGAGCCGACCGCGGGGCTGGACCCCCAGGCCCGGCACGCGTGCTGGGAGCTGGTCGGCGACCTGCGCGCCTGCGGGGTCGCGGTGGTGCTCACCACCCACCACATGGACGAGGCGGAGAAGCTCTCCGACCAGGTTGTGATCATCGACCACGGCAAGGTGGTGGCCGAGGGCACCCCGTCCTCCCTCACCGGCGCCGAGCGGCAGCTGCGCTTCCGCGCCCGGCCGGGGCTCACCCTCGACGAGCTGCTCACCGCCCTGCCCTCCGGCAGCGCGGCCAAGGAGTCGCCGTCCGGGCACTACATCATCGAGGGGCAGGTCGGCCCCGAGCTGCTGGCGACCGTGACGGCCTGGTGCGCCGCCGAGGGCGTCACCGCCGACGACCTCAGCATCGAGCGCCGCACTCTGGAGGACGTCTTCCTGGAGCTGACCGGCCGGGAGCTCCGATGA
- a CDS encoding VOC family protein, which produces MSERSGCGSGVPCWAELSSGDVTLSVRFYREIFGWEAVFDPRPESGGRGRFTLGGKAVAGIGPSRGDGALSAWSVHPAAEPGALAWNGPVPQDTAACASFHPAVFGWEVRDGGASGARHTEWQAVGGHRTEWQAGGHRTEWQADGHRAEWQVDGHSVAGTAQAGPWPPPGAPSRRLACFAIADVEAAVARAEELGATVIVPRTPAPGGPAAVLADPQSAVFAVVGRDGRPV; this is translated from the coding sequence GTGTCCGAACGGAGCGGCTGTGGATCCGGCGTCCCGTGCTGGGCCGAACTGTCGAGTGGCGACGTCACCCTGTCGGTCAGGTTCTACCGGGAGATCTTCGGCTGGGAGGCGGTGTTCGACCCCCGCCCGGAGTCCGGCGGACGCGGGCGGTTCACGCTGGGAGGGAAGGCCGTCGCGGGGATCGGGCCGAGCCGCGGCGACGGCGCGCTCTCGGCCTGGAGCGTCCACCCCGCCGCCGAGCCCGGCGCCCTCGCCTGGAACGGGCCGGTCCCCCAGGACACCGCCGCGTGCGCGTCCTTCCACCCGGCCGTCTTCGGCTGGGAGGTCAGGGACGGCGGCGCCTCGGGCGCGCGCCACACCGAGTGGCAGGCGGTGGGCGGGCACCGTACGGAGTGGCAGGCGGGCGGGCACCGTACGGAGTGGCAGGCGGACGGGCACCGCGCCGAGTGGCAGGTGGACGGGCACTCCGTCGCCGGGACGGCGCAGGCGGGCCCGTGGCCGCCGCCGGGCGCGCCGTCGCGCCGACTGGCCTGCTTCGCGATCGCCGACGTCGAGGCCGCCGTGGCGAGGGCCGAAGAACTCGGCGCCACCGTGATCGTGCCCCGGACGCCGGCCCCCGGGGGACCGGCGGCCGTGCTGGCCGACCCGCAGTCCGCCGTCTTCGCGGTCGTCGGGCGGGACGGCCGGCCGGTGTAA
- a CDS encoding multidrug effflux MFS transporter yields the protein MTTAVVEPEVAPVARRRGLLLLILGALSAIGPLSIDMYLPAFPAIAAEMGTGQSQVQLTLTACLIGVSVGQVVAGPLSDVRGRRAPLLIGIAAYAAASLLCAFSPSVYGLIGLRLLQGVAGGAALVIVRAVVRDLYEGAAIARIFATLMLVSGLAPILAPIAGAQLLAHTSWRGVFVSLSVAGLLLLAAALFGVRETLPRDRRESGGLGRTFVTFGHLLRDRSFMASALAGGFGFGGMFAYISGSPFVLQQVYGASPQTFSLVFALNAIGLTVTAQIGGRLAGRTVAPARLILIGLAVSLAGAGLLLAAVLLGLPLAVLVAALFVMMCGAGFVLPGTGALALAGQPQQVAGSASALTGVLQFAIGAVAAPLVGLGGEGSALPMAVVLAGLTLASFAVFAGLRKPRSGVSAG from the coding sequence ATGACCACGGCGGTCGTCGAGCCGGAGGTCGCGCCGGTCGCGCGGCGCAGAGGACTGCTGCTGCTCATCCTGGGCGCGCTGTCAGCGATCGGACCGCTCTCGATCGACATGTACCTGCCCGCCTTCCCGGCCATCGCCGCGGAGATGGGCACCGGCCAGTCGCAGGTGCAGCTCACCCTGACCGCCTGTCTCATCGGTGTCTCCGTCGGGCAGGTCGTCGCCGGCCCGCTCAGCGACGTGCGCGGCCGGCGGGCGCCGCTGCTGATCGGCATCGCCGCCTACGCCGCCGCCTCGCTGCTGTGCGCGTTCTCTCCCTCGGTCTACGGTCTGATCGGTCTCCGCCTGCTCCAGGGCGTCGCGGGCGGCGCCGCGCTGGTGATCGTCCGCGCGGTCGTCCGGGACCTGTACGAGGGCGCGGCCATCGCCCGCATCTTCGCCACGCTCATGCTCGTCAGCGGCCTCGCGCCGATCCTGGCTCCGATCGCGGGCGCCCAGCTGCTCGCCCACACCTCCTGGCGCGGTGTGTTCGTCTCGCTGAGCGTCGCCGGGCTCCTCCTGCTGGCCGCCGCGCTGTTCGGGGTGCGCGAGACGCTCCCCCGCGACCGGCGCGAGAGCGGCGGCCTCGGCCGCACCTTCGTCACCTTCGGGCACCTGCTCCGCGACCGCTCCTTCATGGCCAGCGCGCTGGCCGGCGGCTTCGGGTTCGGCGGCATGTTCGCCTACATCTCCGGCTCGCCGTTCGTGCTCCAGCAGGTGTACGGCGCCTCGCCGCAGACCTTCTCGCTGGTGTTCGCACTGAACGCGATCGGCCTGACCGTCACCGCGCAGATCGGCGGCCGCCTCGCCGGGCGCACGGTGGCCCCCGCACGGTTGATCCTCATCGGCCTGGCCGTCTCCCTGGCCGGGGCGGGGCTGCTGCTGGCCGCGGTGCTCCTCGGCCTGCCCCTGGCGGTACTGGTCGCCGCGCTGTTCGTGATGATGTGCGGGGCCGGGTTCGTCCTGCCGGGCACCGGCGCGCTCGCGCTGGCCGGCCAGCCCCAGCAGGTGGCCGGGAGCGCCTCGGCGCTGACCGGCGTGCTGCAGTTCGCCATCGGCGCGGTCGCGGCCCCGCTGGTCGGGCTGGGCGGCGAGGGCTCGGCGCTGCCGATGGCCGTCGTCCTGGCCGGGCTCACCCTCGCCTCCTTCGCCGTCTTCGCCGGCCTGCGGAAGCCTCGGAGCGGTGTTTCCGCAGGTTAG
- a CDS encoding helix-turn-helix transcriptional regulator, which translates to MPGTEETAAARLSGVSAERSTRARVARLILEHGPITAAALGERLGLTPAAVRRHLDALLADGMIEPRTARPRGQRGRGRPAKLFAITDAGRSAFEHAYDGLAGNALRFLAERVGQDAVAEFARSQVSGLVGRLQPEMRKVPADQRVRVLAEALSVDGYAASASKASLGGEQLCQHHCPVAHVAAEFPQLCEAETEAFAQILGTPVQRLATIAHGDGVCTTHVSPRRAAEPGARERVTDPRAPERARPSIRQETIDDASSKETGR; encoded by the coding sequence ATGCCGGGCACCGAGGAGACCGCCGCCGCGCGGCTCTCCGGCGTGTCCGCCGAGCGGAGCACGCGCGCGCGTGTCGCCCGGCTCATCCTGGAACACGGCCCCATCACCGCCGCGGCCCTCGGCGAACGGCTCGGGCTCACCCCGGCCGCCGTCCGCCGCCACCTGGACGCGCTGCTGGCCGACGGGATGATCGAGCCCCGTACGGCCCGGCCCCGCGGTCAGCGGGGAAGAGGGCGGCCGGCGAAGTTGTTCGCCATAACCGACGCCGGGCGCAGCGCCTTCGAGCACGCCTACGACGGCCTGGCCGGAAACGCGCTGCGTTTCCTCGCCGAGCGCGTGGGCCAGGACGCGGTGGCCGAGTTCGCCCGGTCGCAGGTCTCCGGTCTCGTCGGGCGGCTGCAGCCGGAGATGCGCAAGGTCCCCGCCGACCAGCGGGTCCGCGTCCTGGCCGAGGCCCTGTCGGTCGACGGCTACGCCGCCTCGGCGAGCAAGGCCAGCCTCGGCGGCGAGCAGCTGTGCCAGCACCACTGCCCGGTGGCGCACGTGGCGGCGGAGTTCCCGCAGCTCTGCGAGGCCGAGACGGAGGCCTTCGCGCAGATCCTCGGCACTCCGGTGCAGCGGCTGGCGACCATCGCCCACGGCGACGGGGTGTGCACCACCCATGTGAGTCCGCGCAGAGCGGCCGAGCCGGGTGCGCGGGAGCGGGTCACGGACCCGCGGGCACCCGAGCGAGCGCGACCATCCATACGCCAAGAAACAATCGATGACGCATCGAGCAAGGAGACCGGAAGGTGA
- the sufB gene encoding Fe-S cluster assembly protein SufB, which yields MTVTDRPELEGLGNYKFGWADSDAAGSAARRGLSEEVVRNISALKNEPEWMLDLRLKGLRLFGKKPLPNWGSDLSGIDFDNIKYFVRSTEKQAASWDELPEDIKATYDKLGIPEAEKQRLIAGVAAQYESEVVYHKIREDLEEKGVVFVDTDTALKEHEELFKEYFGTVIPVGDNKFAALNTATWSGGSFIYVPPNVNVEIPLQAYFRINTENMGQFERTLIIVDENSYVHYVEGCTAPIYSSDSLHSAVVEIIVKKGARCRYTTIQNWSNNVYNLVTKRAVAYEGATMEWIDGNIGSKVTMKYPAVYLMGEHAKGETLSVAFAGEGQHQDAGAKMVHLAPNTSSTVISKSVARGGGRTSYRGLVQIEEGAHGSASTVKCDALLVDQISRSDTYPYVDVREDDVSMGHEATVSKVSDDQLFYLMSRGLNEDEAMAMIVRGFVEPIARELPMEYALELNRLIELQMEGAVG from the coding sequence GTGACTGTCACCGACCGCCCGGAGCTGGAAGGCCTCGGGAATTACAAGTTCGGCTGGGCCGACTCGGACGCTGCCGGATCGGCGGCCCGCCGCGGCCTGTCCGAGGAAGTCGTCCGTAATATCTCCGCGCTCAAGAACGAGCCGGAGTGGATGCTGGACCTTCGCCTGAAGGGCCTGCGCCTTTTCGGCAAGAAGCCCCTGCCGAACTGGGGTTCCGACCTCAGCGGGATCGACTTCGACAACATCAAGTACTTCGTGCGCTCCACCGAGAAGCAGGCCGCCTCCTGGGACGAGCTGCCCGAGGACATCAAGGCCACCTACGACAAGCTCGGCATCCCCGAGGCGGAGAAGCAGCGCCTGATCGCCGGCGTGGCCGCCCAGTACGAATCCGAGGTCGTCTACCACAAGATCCGTGAGGACCTCGAGGAGAAGGGTGTCGTCTTCGTCGACACCGACACCGCGCTCAAGGAGCACGAGGAGCTCTTCAAGGAATACTTCGGCACGGTGATCCCGGTCGGCGACAACAAGTTCGCCGCGCTGAACACGGCCACGTGGAGCGGCGGCAGCTTCATCTACGTGCCGCCGAACGTCAACGTCGAGATCCCGCTGCAGGCCTACTTCCGGATCAACACCGAGAACATGGGTCAGTTCGAGCGGACCCTGATCATCGTGGACGAGAACTCCTACGTCCACTACGTCGAGGGCTGCACCGCGCCGATCTACTCCTCCGACTCGCTGCACAGCGCGGTCGTGGAGATCATCGTGAAGAAGGGCGCCCGCTGCCGTTACACGACCATCCAGAACTGGTCGAACAACGTCTACAACCTGGTCACCAAGCGCGCCGTGGCCTACGAGGGCGCGACCATGGAGTGGATCGACGGCAACATCGGCTCCAAGGTCACCATGAAATACCCGGCCGTCTACCTGATGGGCGAGCACGCCAAGGGCGAGACGCTGAGCGTCGCCTTCGCCGGCGAGGGCCAGCACCAGGACGCCGGCGCCAAGATGGTGCACCTCGCGCCCAACACCAGCTCCACCGTGATCTCCAAGTCCGTCGCCCGGGGCGGCGGCCGCACCTCCTACCGCGGTCTGGTCCAGATCGAGGAGGGCGCGCACGGCAGCGCCAGCACCGTCAAGTGCGACGCGCTGCTGGTCGACCAGATCAGCCGCTCCGACACCTACCCCTACGTGGACGTGCGCGAGGACGACGTCTCCATGGGGCACGAGGCCACCGTCTCCAAGGTCTCCGACGACCAGCTCTTCTACCTGATGAGCCGTGGCCTGAACGAGGACGAGGCGATGGCGATGATCGTGCGCGGCTTCGTCGAGCCGATCGCGCGCGAGCTCCCGATGGAGTACGCCCTCGAACTGAACCGCCTGATCGAGCTGCAGATGGAAGGGGCCGTCGGCTGA
- the sufD gene encoding Fe-S cluster assembly protein SufD produces MGLETKPLSTLHEKASYDVADFPVPTGREEEWRFTPLSRLKGLHTGAAAGGSVLVHVEAAPEVTVETVGRDDQRIGKAYVPADRVSAQAFATFEKATVITVPREAVTSKPTVITLTGSGEGAAYGHILVRLEPMAEAVFVLDHQGSAVYADNVEFVVGEGATLKVISLQDWADDAVHVSHHHALLGKDATFRSFVVTLGGDLVRLSPSVSYSGPGGDADLTGLYFVDAGQHMEHRLLVDHSQPHCKSNVVYKGALQGDAAHAVWIGDVIIRVEAEGTDTYELNRNLLLTDGARADSVPNLEILTGEVAGAGHASASGRLDDEHIFYLQARGIPFEEARRLVIRGFFAQLLEKIELPELRERVLGKVEAELEK; encoded by the coding sequence ATGGGTCTCGAAACCAAGCCCCTGTCGACCCTCCACGAGAAGGCCTCCTACGACGTGGCGGACTTCCCGGTCCCCACCGGCCGGGAGGAGGAGTGGCGCTTCACGCCGCTGTCGCGCCTGAAGGGCCTGCACACCGGCGCCGCCGCCGGCGGCTCCGTGCTGGTCCACGTAGAGGCGGCCCCCGAGGTCACCGTGGAGACCGTGGGCCGCGACGACCAGCGGATCGGCAAGGCCTACGTGCCCGCCGACCGGGTCAGCGCCCAGGCTTTCGCCACCTTCGAGAAGGCGACCGTCATCACGGTCCCCCGCGAGGCCGTCACCTCCAAGCCGACCGTGATCACCCTCACCGGCTCCGGCGAGGGCGCCGCCTACGGCCACATCCTGGTCAGGCTGGAGCCGATGGCCGAGGCCGTCTTCGTCCTGGACCACCAGGGCAGCGCGGTCTACGCCGACAACGTCGAGTTCGTCGTGGGCGAGGGCGCCACGCTCAAGGTCATCAGCCTGCAGGACTGGGCCGACGACGCCGTGCACGTCTCCCACCACCACGCCCTGCTCGGCAAGGACGCGACCTTCCGCAGCTTCGTGGTCACCCTCGGCGGCGACCTGGTGCGGCTGTCGCCGTCGGTCTCCTACAGCGGCCCCGGCGGCGACGCCGACCTGACCGGCCTCTACTTCGTGGACGCCGGCCAGCACATGGAGCACCGCCTGCTGGTGGACCACTCCCAGCCCCACTGCAAGAGCAACGTCGTCTACAAGGGCGCGCTGCAGGGCGACGCCGCCCACGCCGTCTGGATCGGCGACGTCATCATCCGGGTCGAGGCCGAGGGCACCGACACCTACGAGCTCAACCGCAACCTCCTGCTCACCGACGGCGCCCGCGCCGACTCGGTGCCGAACCTGGAGATCCTCACCGGTGAGGTCGCCGGGGCCGGGCACGCCAGCGCCTCGGGCCGCCTGGACGACGAGCACATCTTCTACCTCCAGGCCCGCGGCATCCCGTTCGAGGAGGCGCGCCGCCTGGTCATCCGGGGTTTCTTCGCGCAGCTGCTGGAGAAGATCGAGCTTCCCGAGCTGCGTGAGCGGGTGCTCGGCAAGGTTGAGGCGGAGTTGGAGAAGTGA
- a CDS encoding non-heme iron oxygenase ferredoxin subunit: MTFEKVCKVTDIPDDGVIGLEVGETPVALVRRGAEVFALHDVCSHAEVRLSEGEVYDETLECWLHGSCFDLRSGKPTGPPATKPVPVYHVKIDGDDVLVSLSKES; encoded by the coding sequence GTGACGTTCGAGAAGGTCTGCAAGGTCACCGACATCCCCGATGACGGCGTGATCGGACTCGAGGTGGGGGAGACCCCGGTCGCCCTGGTCCGCCGGGGCGCGGAGGTCTTCGCCCTGCACGATGTCTGCTCCCACGCCGAGGTGAGGCTCAGCGAGGGCGAGGTCTACGACGAGACCCTGGAGTGCTGGCTGCACGGCTCGTGCTTCGACCTGCGCTCCGGCAAGCCCACCGGCCCGCCCGCCACCAAGCCCGTCCCCGTTTACCACGTCAAGATCGACGGCGATGACGTCCTCGTCTCGCTCTCGAAGGAGTCATAA
- the sufC gene encoding Fe-S cluster assembly ATPase SufC, translated as MRDLHVAVEDKEILRGVNLTVRAGETHAIMGPNGSGKSTLAYAIAGHPKYTVTGGQVLLDGVDLLELSVDERARAGLFLAMQYPVEVPGVSVSNFLRSAVTSVRGEAPKLREFAKDLKAGMDALSIDAAFAQRNLNEGFSGGEKKRHEILQLELLKPKIAVLDETDSGLDVDALRVVSEGINRFRAAGETGVLLITHYTRILRYVKPDFVHVFAGGRIVEQGGHELADKLEAEGYEAYTKASV; from the coding sequence ATCCGTGACCTGCACGTCGCCGTCGAGGACAAGGAGATCCTGCGCGGCGTCAACCTGACCGTCAGGGCCGGCGAGACCCACGCCATCATGGGCCCCAACGGTTCGGGCAAGTCCACGCTCGCCTACGCGATCGCCGGTCACCCGAAATACACCGTCACCGGCGGCCAGGTCCTGCTGGACGGCGTCGACCTGCTGGAGCTGTCGGTCGACGAGCGCGCCCGCGCCGGCCTGTTCCTCGCCATGCAGTACCCCGTGGAGGTCCCCGGCGTCAGCGTCTCCAACTTCCTGCGCTCGGCGGTCACCTCCGTGCGCGGCGAGGCCCCCAAGCTCCGCGAGTTCGCCAAGGACCTGAAGGCCGGCATGGACGCCCTGTCCATCGACGCCGCCTTCGCCCAGCGCAACCTGAACGAGGGCTTCTCCGGCGGTGAGAAGAAGCGCCACGAGATCCTCCAGCTGGAGCTGCTCAAGCCGAAGATCGCCGTGCTCGACGAGACCGACTCCGGTCTGGACGTCGACGCGCTGCGCGTGGTCTCCGAGGGCATCAACCGCTTCCGCGCCGCCGGCGAGACCGGCGTCCTGCTCATCACCCACTACACCCGCATCCTGCGCTACGTGAAGCCGGACTTCGTCCACGTCTTCGCGGGCGGCCGGATCGTGGAGCAGGGTGGGCACGAGCTCGCCGACAAGCTCGAGGCCGAGGGCTACGAGGCATACACGAAGGCATCCGTGTGA
- a CDS encoding cysteine desulfurase, whose product MNTGFDVERIRKDFPVFSRELPGGRPLVYLDSGNSAQKPAQVIEVMREHLAMHYSNVGRAMHALGAESTEAYENARDKVAAFIGAPGRDEIVFTKNASEALNLVAYGFGNPGNDDPRFRMGPGDEIVISEMEHHSNIVPWQLLAQRTGATLKWFSVTDEGRLDLSNLEELITERTKIVSIVHQSNVLGTVNPVDQVLARARQAGALMMLDASQSVPHQQVDVAALGVDFLAFTGHKVVGPSGIGVLWGRGELLEAMPPFMGGGEMIEAVWMDHSTYAPAPHKFEAGTPPIVEAIGLGAAVDYLSAIGMDAVVQHERELTGYALGALGEIPGLKVIGPESLDRRGGTVSFTLEGIHPHDVGQILDDNFGVAVRVGHHCARPLHLRFGIPATTRASFYLYNTPAEIDALVRGLHHVQKVFA is encoded by the coding sequence ATGAACACCGGCTTTGACGTGGAGAGGATCAGGAAGGACTTCCCGGTCTTCTCCCGCGAGCTGCCCGGCGGACGGCCGCTGGTCTATCTCGACTCGGGCAACTCCGCGCAGAAGCCCGCCCAGGTGATCGAGGTCATGCGCGAGCACCTGGCCATGCACTACAGCAACGTCGGCCGTGCCATGCACGCGCTGGGCGCCGAGTCCACCGAGGCGTACGAGAACGCCCGCGACAAGGTCGCCGCCTTCATCGGCGCGCCGGGCCGCGACGAGATCGTCTTCACCAAGAACGCCTCCGAGGCGCTCAACCTGGTGGCCTACGGCTTCGGCAACCCCGGCAACGACGATCCCAGGTTCCGCATGGGGCCCGGCGACGAGATCGTGATCTCGGAGATGGAGCACCACTCCAACATCGTGCCGTGGCAGCTGCTCGCGCAGCGCACCGGCGCCACGCTGAAGTGGTTCTCGGTCACCGACGAGGGCCGCCTGGACCTGTCGAACCTGGAAGAGCTGATCACCGAGCGCACGAAGATCGTTTCGATCGTGCACCAGTCCAACGTGCTCGGCACGGTCAACCCGGTCGACCAGGTGCTCGCCAGGGCCCGCCAGGCCGGGGCGCTGATGATGCTGGACGCCTCGCAGTCGGTGCCTCACCAGCAGGTGGACGTCGCCGCGCTCGGCGTGGACTTCCTGGCCTTCACCGGGCACAAGGTCGTCGGCCCCTCCGGGATCGGCGTGCTGTGGGGCCGCGGGGAGCTGCTCGAGGCCATGCCCCCCTTCATGGGCGGCGGGGAGATGATCGAGGCGGTCTGGATGGACCACTCGACCTACGCCCCCGCGCCGCACAAGTTCGAGGCGGGCACTCCGCCGATCGTCGAGGCCATCGGGCTTGGCGCCGCGGTGGACTACCTGTCGGCGATCGGCATGGACGCCGTCGTCCAGCACGAGCGGGAGCTCACCGGTTACGCGCTCGGCGCGCTGGGTGAGATCCCCGGCCTGAAGGTGATCGGCCCGGAGAGCCTGGACCGGCGCGGTGGCACGGTGTCGTTCACCCTTGAGGGGATTCACCCGCACGACGTTGGGCAGATCCTGGATGACAACTTCGGCGTGGCAGTGCGCGTGGGGCATCACTGCGCCCGCCCGCTGCACCTGAGGTTCGGGATTCCCGCGACCACGCGGGCGTCCTTCTATCTCTACAACACCCCGGCCGAGATCGACGCCCTGGTCCGCGGCCTCCACCACGTGCAGAAGGTGTTCGCCTAG
- the sufU gene encoding Fe-S cluster assembly sulfur transfer protein SufU encodes MIAESMYQELILEHYKHPQGRGLRDPYDAEVHHVNPTCGDEITMRVKLGDGGKVEDVSYDGQGCSISQAAASVLHELTAGSTVDETLAVVEEFTRLMQSRGQVEADEEVLGDAVAFAGVAKFPARVKCALLAWMAYKDAVVRSST; translated from the coding sequence ATGATCGCCGAGTCCATGTACCAGGAGTTGATCCTGGAGCACTACAAGCACCCCCAGGGACGGGGCCTGCGCGACCCGTACGACGCCGAGGTCCACCACGTGAACCCGACGTGCGGTGATGAGATCACCATGCGCGTGAAGCTGGGTGACGGCGGCAAGGTCGAGGACGTCTCCTACGACGGCCAGGGCTGCTCCATCAGCCAGGCCGCGGCTTCGGTGCTGCACGAGCTGACCGCCGGCTCGACCGTGGACGAGACGCTCGCGGTGGTGGAGGAGTTCACCCGGCTCATGCAGAGCAGGGGCCAGGTCGAGGCGGACGAGGAGGTCCTCGGGGACGCGGTGGCGTTCGCCGGGGTCGCCAAGTTCCCGGCCCGGGTCAAGTGCGCGCTGCTGGCCTGGATGGCCTACAAGGACGCGGTTGTGAGGAGTTCTACATGA
- a CDS encoding metal-sulfur cluster assembly factor, translating to MSKPVETPTAAYDGETTLDEVMEALKDVVDPELGINVVDLGLIYGVNLDAAEAGAPPIATIDMTLTSAACPLTDVIEDQAHSALDGMVSDVKINWVWLPPWGPDKITDDGREQLRMLGFNV from the coding sequence ATGAGCAAGCCTGTTGAGACGCCGACCGCGGCGTATGACGGGGAGACCACCCTTGACGAGGTCATGGAGGCCCTCAAGGACGTGGTCGACCCCGAGCTCGGCATCAACGTCGTCGACCTCGGGCTGATCTACGGGGTCAACCTCGACGCCGCCGAGGCCGGTGCCCCGCCGATCGCCACCATCGACATGACGCTGACCAGCGCGGCCTGCCCGCTGACCGACGTCATCGAGGACCAGGCGCACTCCGCCCTGGACGGCATGGTCTCCGACGTCAAGATCAACTGGGTCTGGCTCCCGCCGTGGGGTCCGGACAAGATCACTGACGACGGGCGTGAGCAGCTGCGCATGCTCGGCTTCAACGTCTGA